From the Archangium lipolyticum genome, the window GAGCTGGGCGAGGACTGCACCTCCACCGTGAAGGAGTACCTCAAGGGCAAGGACGTCGAGCTCACCCTGCACATCGACGAGCGGGTGCAGTACGTGCGCACGGACGCGCTGAAGCTGCGGCAAATCCTGCTCAACCTGCTGTCCAACGCGGCCAAGTTCACCGAGTCCGGCGAGGTGTCGCTCAGCGTGCGCGCGGAGGGCAACGAGGCCGTCTTCACCGTGGAGGACACGGGCATCGGCATTCCGCCGGACCAGCTGCCCTTCATCTTCGAGAAGTTCCGCCAGGTGGACGGCTCCACCACGCGCAAGGTGGGCGGCACCGGGCTGGGGCTGGCCATCGTCCGGGAGCTGAGCAAGCTGCTGGGCGGCAACGTGTCCGTGCAGAGCACCCTGGGCCGCGGCACCACCTTCACCGTGCGGCTGGCCGGCATCCTCGAGGGCGAGTCCCTGGGTGGCTCGCGCGAGCTGGACAGGCCCGTGGCCGTGCAGGACGTGGCCGCCTCGCTCGTGGCCGTGGCCCAGGGCGGCACCGTGCTCGTGGTGGATGACGACGTGCTCGTGCAGCAGCTCATCGCCGGGCAGCTCACCCCCGCCGGCTTCGAGGTGGTGACGGCCTCCGATGGCCTGGACGCGCTCAAGAAGGCCCGCGAGCTGCGCCCCCAGGCCATCGTCCTGGACATCTACCTGCCCCGCCTGGACGGCTGGAGCGTGCTGTCCACCCTCAAGAGCGAGCCGGACCTGGCCCGCATCCCCGTCATCATCATCTCCGTGGAGGAGCAGCGCGCGCGCGGCTTCTCCCTGGGCGCCTGCGAGTACCTCGTCAAGCCCATCGAGCCCGAGCACCTGGTGGACGTGGTGCGCCGCAGCATCGGCACCACCACCGGCGTGGGCGAGGTGCTGGTGGTGGACGACGACGCCTCCACCCGCGAGCTCGTCAGCCGCTCCCTGCGCCGCGCCGGCTTCTCCACCACCGAGGCCCACAGCGGCGAGGACGCCCTCCTCAAGGCGCGCGTCTCCCCGCCCACCCTCGTGGTGCTCGACTTGATGATGCCCAACCTGGACGGCTTCGAGGTGCTGCGCCGCCTGCGCGCCGAGAAGCTCAACGTCCCGGTCGTCGTCCTCACCGGCAAGACGCTCTCGGGCGAGGAGCAATCCGTCCTACGCGACGGCTTCGCCGGCTTCGTCCAGAAGGGCGGCCACGCGCTCGAGGACGTCATCGGCCAGGCCAAGGGCCTGCTCCTCAAGCAGAGCGCCCAGCGCGCCGGCCGGCTGCCGCGCATCCTCTACGTCGAGGACAACCCGCAGAACCGCGACATCGTCCGGCGCTACCTCGGCGGTCAGTACGAGGTGCTGGAGGCCGAGGACGGGGAGCTGGGCGTGGAGCGCGCCACCCGTGACGCGCCGGACCTCATCCTGATGGACCTGTCCCTGCCGCGCGTGGACGGCTGGGAGGCCACCCGCCGCCTGCGCCAGCTGCCCGCCGCGGCCTCCATCCCCGTCATCGCCGTCACCGCCCACGCCGGGCGCGAGTACCAGGAGAAGGCCACGGCCGCCGGCTGCAACGCCTACCTCACCAAACCCCTGGACCGCGACCAACTGCTCGATACCATCCGCAAGTATCTCGGGAGAAACCATGCCTGACGTCGCGGCCCCCAAGGTCCGCATCCTCGTGGTGGACGATGATCCGGATCAGCTGGATCTCGTCCGC encodes:
- a CDS encoding response regulator, with the protein product MTTTPAPAVSGQDTPRLLLALGEGEATQVLEVLRRANVEVSSERVSSAEQLKASLEKPWDVILCAAEAPGLGLREVAPLLREKAPGRPFIVLSSRFDEEEMRAAMEEAGASSYLQMDRLPMLVPVVRRELERIIERRQHQQAEEEQQHSRWLLEKIVDNLPFVLFAKDAGERKLRVVNKTLADMFQMSKEWLIGKTDRDYMPPEIAESFIAIDTEIITTKKMKVFEEVARVGTEDRIFATRKLPLLDDNGEALYVLGITDDVTERKVAEENLRKSQAELQEANKRLAENLEELKRSRAVSARTLASYQQRALQMEIIRQQNEDLDRLATELAIAKRNEEERAREAESSARLKSEFLANFSHEIRTPLNGIIGYCDLLAREEGSRLTAHGRRDLNVVKKNAQTLLALINDILDLSKIEAGRAEIVVERVDMQELGEDCTSTVKEYLKGKDVELTLHIDERVQYVRTDALKLRQILLNLLSNAAKFTESGEVSLSVRAEGNEAVFTVEDTGIGIPPDQLPFIFEKFRQVDGSTTRKVGGTGLGLAIVRELSKLLGGNVSVQSTLGRGTTFTVRLAGILEGESLGGSRELDRPVAVQDVAASLVAVAQGGTVLVVDDDVLVQQLIAGQLTPAGFEVVTASDGLDALKKARELRPQAIVLDIYLPRLDGWSVLSTLKSEPDLARIPVIIISVEEQRARGFSLGACEYLVKPIEPEHLVDVVRRSIGTTTGVGEVLVVDDDASTRELVSRSLRRAGFSTTEAHSGEDALLKARVSPPTLVVLDLMMPNLDGFEVLRRLRAEKLNVPVVVLTGKTLSGEEQSVLRDGFAGFVQKGGHALEDVIGQAKGLLLKQSAQRAGRLPRILYVEDNPQNRDIVRRYLGGQYEVLEAEDGELGVERATRDAPDLILMDLSLPRVDGWEATRRLRQLPAAASIPVIAVTAHAGREYQEKATAAGCNAYLTKPLDRDQLLDTIRKYLGRNHA